Below is a window of Burkholderia cepacia DNA.
GATTTCCGCAAGCTCGTCGACGACATCTACGCGAAGATGACCGCGCGCCAGACCAACGAGGCGACGAAGAAGGGGCTCGAACTCGGCAGCTGGATGCCGCGCGTATCGACCAACCTGATGGCCGGCCTGATCGAGACGCTTGCGATGGCGCCGTACCACGGCCGCGCGGACATGCCGGAAATCGCGCGCACGCTGCATCTGGAAGTGGACGAACTGTTCCCGATCGCCGAAGTGCTGCAGTACCTCGGTTTCGCGGACGTGCGCGAAGGCGACGTGTTCCTGACGCCGCCCGCGCGCGTGTTCGCGGAGTTCGGCACGCAGGAGCGCAAGCTGATGTTCGCCGATCATTTGCTGAAGCATGTGCCGCTGGCGGCGCGGATCCGGAAGGTGCTCAACGAGCGTCCGGGCCATCGTGCGCCGCGCGTGCGCTTCGAGCAGGAGCTGGAGGATTTCCTGTCGGACGAAGCGGCCGAGGAAACGCTCGACGCGGTGATCGACTGGGGCCGCTACGGCGAAGTCTTTTCGTACAACGACAAGACGGAAGTGTTCAGTCTCGAGGATGTCGAGAGCTGATCGCCGAGTGCGCATCGCATCTCGTCACGCAGGGTCGTGACGAGATGCCCTCACGAGCCGTCTGCTTCTTCCCACTGAGCGAGCAGCTCCGCAGGGATGGCCTTGACGACATCGACATAGCGTTTCCCGACGAATTGTTCGGCGCGTTTGAGCAGCACTGGAATGGGGCTGCTTGGTTCGTTCGTCTCGAACCAGCGGCGTGCCGCGCAAATCAACGTCAACGCTGCCTGTCGGTCGGTCGGCGCAATGGGCGCGGGCGTGGCAGCGAGTGTGGAGAAAACGGCGCGCTCGCTGTTGCCCCGAACCGACAAGGTCGCCGCCTCGGCGGGCACCGGTTGCGCGTTTGCACTGTTATCCAGGTGTTCTGCCACAGGCACGGTGTCCGACCGGGTTTCGACCTGCGGTTCGCTTGCTTGAAAGAGCCGGAGCAGGCGGATCAACGGGGAAAAATCCGGTAGATACGTGTCGAGGTGCGTCGCGCACCAGGTATCGATGGCAGAGAGGCTCGTGATCGCGTCGTGGAAGGCCCTTATCGTCGACGGCTGCTGTTCGCGCAGGTTCTGCAACTGCAGCGCGACCGAGTCGGGCGCGAGCGCATCGACCGGACGCGGATGCGCGAATGCACGCTCGACGTCGCGTACCTGCAGCCGGGTGGCGGTCGATCGGGTCAGGACGATTTCCCGCACATCGGCCAGCAACCCTTCCGGATCCGACAGCGCTTGCAATGCGTTCATACGCATCTCCAGCGCGGCATGGCGATCGTTGTCGGCATCGGCCTGTGGATGGAGCTGCTCTGGAAATGCCTGCAACCAGGCCGCCAGTAGCCGCGTTCCATCCGCAAGACCTGCCACGCCGCCCAGGCGCGTGCGGCAGCGCGTATGCAGCACGGCGACGCGCATGTCCTTCGTCCGCGTCATCAGCCGCCGGCTGTCTCGCTCGATCTCGCTCCAGTTGAGCGGATCGGGCGAACCGACGAAGTCGCCGTATTGCACATCCTGCCTGGGCGCGGCGCCGGCAAACAGCACCACGAAATCATGGTCGTATTCGAGATCCGGGCCGCACGGCGCCCTATCGCTCAATGGCGCGAGCCAGTCCTCATGCGGCGTATCCGCGACGGCCGCCCGGCCGGGCTTGCTTTGCGTGGTAGACAATTTCCTGCTCATGGTCGATGTTCGGAGGCCATATCGCGGCGATTGAAATGGCGTGCATGGCGTTCGGGATCGAAGCGCATGCCGGTGATCGGCTTGTCGGGCGTGGGGCGGCCCAGCCAGCCGGACCAGCCCATCCGCTGCCGGCCACCCATCACGGCCGCCGGCGCGCTCTCGGGCTTGATGCGAAGCTCGAGTTCCCATTCGAGCTCGTGACCGACGAATGCCCGCACCCACTCGACGAGGCGCGGCAGGTCTTCGCCTTGCGGTGTGAAGCGCAGGTACGCGTCGAGATCGACGGGGCCGATCACGATGCGGAACCGGTGCTGGCAGTCGGGAGCGACGCGCCCGAGCACCGCGCCGCGACCCATCGTCGCGGCGGCGCCCGGGTAGCCCATGCGCCCGCAGTCGACCGGATCGATTTCGATCCAGTGAAAGACGTTTTCCTCGACGGCGACCGGGACGCCGAAATAATGTTCGAGCGTGGCGCGCAGCCCGTCCGGATTGCGCGATTCTCGAACGAGATGGGCCGAGGCGGCCAGACGCGCATGCGACGGAAGGGAGCGTCGGCCGATCTCGCCGATGTCCTGCCCGACAAGGCTGGCGACATAGAACGAGAACTGCTCGTCGTGTTTCCGGTCGAGGCCTGCCGCCGCCTGTGCGGACGCCCATGCCCGATAGAACAGGGTGAAGAACCGGTGATGGAAGATGTCGAAGAAGTCGACCGTGGTCGTGTCGCGGCGGCTGCTTTCCCGATCCTTCGCGATTTCGGTCACGTGGACGGGGAGTGGACCGTTGGGTCCCAGCATGCCGAGGCCGAACAGCCGCACCTTGAGTCGCCCGGCCGTCTCGTGTGCGCTGGCGATTTCCCGCGGCGCGAAGGCCAGGCTCGGCTGCTGGCCCAGCCTGAACGGTTCGGCCTGCGGGCGGCGGGCGGTGCCGACCGGATCGATCGCGGGGTTCGCGCCGATCCGCCGCAGCAACGACAGGAACCCGAAATGCCAGGGTTCGGCCTGCAGGGAGTCGAGCAACTCGGGCGA
It encodes the following:
- the tssG gene encoding type VI secretion system baseplate subunit TssG, yielding MKRATLPALLRDNALSPELLDSLQAEPWHFGFLSLLRRIGANPAIDPVGTARRPQAEPFRLGQQPSLAFAPREIASAHETAGRLKVRLFGLGMLGPNGPLPVHVTEIAKDRESSRRDTTTVDFFDIFHHRFFTLFYRAWASAQAAAGLDRKHDEQFSFYVASLVGQDIGEIGRRSLPSHARLAASAHLVRESRNPDGLRATLEHYFGVPVAVEENVFHWIEIDPVDCGRMGYPGAAATMGRGAVLGRVAPDCQHRFRIVIGPVDLDAYLRFTPQGEDLPRLVEWVRAFVGHELEWELELRIKPESAPAAVMGGRQRMGWSGWLGRPTPDKPITGMRFDPERHARHFNRRDMASEHRP
- a CDS encoding ImpA family type VI secretion system protein is translated as MSRKLSTTQSKPGRAAVADTPHEDWLAPLSDRAPCGPDLEYDHDFVVLFAGAAPRQDVQYGDFVGSPDPLNWSEIERDSRRLMTRTKDMRVAVLHTRCRTRLGGVAGLADGTRLLAAWLQAFPEQLHPQADADNDRHAALEMRMNALQALSDPEGLLADVREIVLTRSTATRLQVRDVERAFAHPRPVDALAPDSVALQLQNLREQQPSTIRAFHDAITSLSAIDTWCATHLDTYLPDFSPLIRLLRLFQASEPQVETRSDTVPVAEHLDNSANAQPVPAEAATLSVRGNSERAVFSTLAATPAPIAPTDRQAALTLICAARRWFETNEPSSPIPVLLKRAEQFVGKRYVDVVKAIPAELLAQWEEADGS